Proteins found in one Nitrospirota bacterium genomic segment:
- a CDS encoding radical SAM/SPASM domain-containing protein has translation MLLFYLTDFIIIKPAVVDKYVRNSYLKKCPALSLCMKGMQSELLTGKSLGSKKGIPGMTVLTSLFEKNIFAKFPPVIHPLLEKVLGNNAYLHRKVNNFLLNEFEMKMHRSILRSYPYYMVIDPTNVCNLKCPLCPTWQDTKSRPKGRMGIGTFRKLLDEAGPYLFAVNLCNWGEPLLNPDLPSMIRYAKHYNTVTGLSTNLNYLPDETARELVESGTDIIIVSLDGATQESYERYRRDGNLQEVLRNIEKLNAYRENDQDSPLLIWQFLVNRYNEAEIGKARDMAAQLGMQFFPSPMRTSMGKELLLPLHERVTEMKEWLPGNPEYNRYAYEITPESRTRQETCRWLWNSTVVNWDGSVSPCCGVFEKTWDFAICRPDPKGKSLTFRQAWNSPRYRLARKLVSAHMKDSRHRTGLLMKSEYEGLICAKCVQFGFLEE, from the coding sequence TTGCTTTTATTCTACCTAACGGATTTCATCATAATCAAACCCGCTGTCGTTGACAAATATGTCCGTAACAGCTACCTTAAAAAATGCCCCGCGCTCAGCCTGTGCATGAAAGGCATGCAGAGCGAATTGCTGACGGGCAAATCTCTTGGGAGCAAAAAAGGAATCCCTGGAATGACGGTGCTGACATCACTATTTGAAAAAAATATCTTCGCGAAATTCCCTCCGGTGATTCATCCCTTGCTGGAGAAAGTACTAGGCAACAACGCGTATCTGCACAGGAAGGTAAACAACTTTCTGCTTAATGAATTCGAGATGAAGATGCACAGGAGTATCCTGAGAAGTTATCCGTATTATATGGTCATTGACCCGACCAATGTCTGCAATCTCAAATGTCCCCTCTGCCCCACCTGGCAGGATACGAAGTCCCGTCCTAAAGGAAGGATGGGCATCGGGACATTCCGGAAGCTTCTGGATGAAGCCGGTCCATACCTGTTTGCCGTAAACCTCTGCAACTGGGGAGAACCCCTTCTGAACCCCGACCTTCCGTCCATGATCAGATATGCGAAACACTACAATACCGTTACCGGCCTCAGCACCAACCTGAATTATCTTCCTGATGAGACTGCGCGGGAACTGGTTGAATCCGGGACAGACATAATCATCGTATCTCTGGACGGGGCGACCCAGGAAAGCTATGAACGGTACCGGAGGGATGGGAACCTTCAGGAAGTATTGCGCAACATCGAAAAGCTGAACGCATACAGGGAAAACGATCAGGACTCACCTTTGCTTATCTGGCAATTTCTGGTCAACCGCTATAATGAAGCGGAGATCGGCAAGGCCCGTGACATGGCCGCACAACTGGGCATGCAGTTTTTCCCGTCCCCGATGAGGACTTCAATGGGAAAGGAATTACTGCTTCCCTTGCATGAACGGGTAACGGAGATGAAAGAATGGCTTCCCGGAAATCCGGAATATAACAGGTATGCATACGAAATAACTCCGGAGTCAAGAACGCGCCAGGAGACATGCAGGTGGCTCTGGAACTCCACCGTGGTCAACTGGGACGGTTCTGTCTCTCCGTGCTGCGGCGTCTTCGAAAAAACGTGGGATTTTGCGATATGCCGTCCTGATCCGAAGGGGAAATCGCTGACCTTCCGCCAGGCATGGAACAGCCCGCGTTACCGGCTGGCCCGGAAGCTGGTGTCAGCGCATATGAAAGATTCGAGACACAGAACCGGGCTTCTCATGAAATCCGAATATGAGGGATTGATCTGTGCAAAATGCGTGCAATTCGGGTTCCTGGAAGAGTAA
- a CDS encoding radical SAM protein, which translates to MKILLINPPPFDHGENSRFLEKTPIQTYTMPLGLGYIASYLERGGCDVELVDAYAKNYSHETLGKIISDRKPRIIGITCLSDQRASWFRLVGLIRDIDSSVKIVLGGPHPTLMLRQVLGTLRPDAVVIGEGEETMLELVRAWGENRDIRSVKGIAYMKGDEIIVTEPRERIPDLDSLPFPAYHMVDLDDYRGWDFMSGIYHMFGLEKPPKYATISTSRGCVGNCGYCSAPLIWKRRWTKRSAVNVVDEMEMLSRTYGVEFIILTDDIFSVNQERVIEICKEILKRNLKILWGFETAVHYVSPEMLSHAKQAGCCCILYGVESASGRVLENVNKRIREEDVINAFRMTKQEGIVSGAFLMVGNPGESEGSINKTIRLLRRIQPDIILPQIAMITPGTKIFEIARGKGFIDESYWMTDLPFPYYTCERRLNTLLRWYRKLFYYKCGKFKVFQRTIRDFLELNAGIQHSGQRQ; encoded by the coding sequence ATGAAGATACTCCTGATAAACCCCCCGCCCTTCGATCACGGGGAAAACAGCCGTTTTCTTGAGAAGACGCCGATACAGACATATACCATGCCCCTCGGCCTGGGATATATCGCCTCATACCTTGAAAGAGGGGGCTGCGATGTGGAGCTTGTCGATGCATATGCGAAGAACTATTCCCATGAAACACTCGGAAAGATCATCAGCGACCGGAAACCCCGCATCATTGGCATAACCTGCCTCAGCGACCAGCGCGCAAGCTGGTTCAGGCTGGTCGGTCTCATCAGGGATATAGACAGTTCCGTGAAGATCGTCCTTGGAGGTCCGCACCCGACGCTGATGCTCAGGCAGGTGCTGGGCACTCTGCGTCCTGATGCTGTGGTTATCGGGGAGGGCGAAGAAACCATGCTGGAACTCGTGAGGGCATGGGGAGAGAACAGGGATATCCGCAGCGTGAAGGGAATCGCGTACATGAAGGGTGACGAGATCATTGTCACGGAACCCCGTGAGCGGATACCCGACCTCGACAGCCTCCCTTTCCCGGCATATCACATGGTGGACCTCGACGATTACCGTGGGTGGGATTTCATGAGCGGAATATACCACATGTTCGGGCTCGAGAAACCTCCGAAATATGCAACGATATCGACCTCGAGGGGATGTGTCGGTAACTGCGGGTACTGTTCTGCCCCGCTCATCTGGAAACGGAGGTGGACAAAACGAAGCGCGGTCAATGTGGTTGACGAGATGGAGATGCTCAGCAGAACGTATGGCGTTGAATTCATAATCCTGACTGATGACATCTTTTCGGTGAACCAGGAGAGGGTTATCGAGATCTGCAAAGAGATCCTGAAGAGGAACCTGAAGATCCTGTGGGGGTTCGAGACCGCTGTGCATTATGTCTCTCCGGAGATGTTGTCGCATGCGAAACAGGCCGGATGCTGCTGCATACTGTACGGGGTTGAGTCTGCTTCAGGCAGGGTGCTGGAGAACGTCAACAAACGCATCAGGGAAGAAGACGTGATCAATGCATTCAGGATGACGAAACAGGAGGGAATTGTCTCGGGGGCGTTTCTCATGGTCGGCAATCCGGGAGAGAGCGAAGGAAGTATTAATAAAACTATCCGTCTCCTGCGCAGGATACAGCCTGACATTATCCTTCCTCAGATCGCGATGATTACGCCGGGCACAAAGATTTTTGAAATCGCCCGGGGAAAAGGGTTTATCGATGAGAGCTACTGGATGACTGACCTTCCGTTTCCCTATTACACGTGCGAGAGGAGACTGAATACGCTCTTGCGGTGGTACAGAAAGCTGTTTTACTACAAATGCGGCAAATTCAAAGTCTTCCAGCGGACCATACGGGATTTTCTTGAGCTGAATGCCGGGATACAACACAGCGGGCAGAGACAGTAA
- a CDS encoding glycosyltransferase family 2 protein: MPQVDVTISIVSYNSKKVIANCLQSVLETTRDLAAEIIVVDNASADGTASVVKSAFPDVRLIENRHNPGFGTAHNQAFKVSRGRYFLILNPDTIVFPDAIRTMTQFMDENRRAGVAGCKIFWDDERNFMFPDLKIHDLRTILIHFTPFCLFFPASRLARRYWQSAYHVWDARAPVEVEGVTGGLMLVRREAFESAGGFDEKFFLFFEEHDLLRRIRQAGWGVSYLPGAAIQHFYEESFRNSAVDIGAVYLQSACYYYRKNFGAAGYLFLRLLLLLERLVRPLASRFMEKNRYEEAMPSGPKLAVRWQPLKNAARYLAEISYSPYFNDRGGMYVRGESLSLSSGILERLPGHTGYIRILPVFEDRSVGRPLKTVKITGRGPQDH; the protein is encoded by the coding sequence ATGCCGCAGGTTGACGTTACCATATCCATCGTTTCCTACAACTCAAAAAAAGTCATCGCCAACTGCCTTCAGTCCGTTCTCGAAACGACAAGGGACCTTGCTGCGGAAATTATCGTCGTCGACAACGCCTCAGCCGACGGCACCGCCTCCGTGGTCAAATCCGCATTTCCGGATGTCAGGCTCATAGAAAACAGGCACAACCCGGGCTTCGGTACGGCGCACAATCAGGCATTTAAAGTCTCACGGGGAAGATATTTTCTGATCCTGAATCCTGACACGATCGTCTTTCCTGATGCCATCAGGACCATGACGCAGTTTATGGATGAAAACCGGAGAGCTGGCGTTGCAGGGTGCAAGATATTCTGGGATGACGAAAGAAATTTCATGTTCCCGGACCTGAAGATACACGATCTGCGGACGATCTTGATCCATTTCACCCCTTTCTGCCTGTTTTTTCCCGCCAGCCGTCTGGCAAGGCGTTACTGGCAAAGCGCATACCATGTGTGGGATGCCCGGGCTCCAGTCGAGGTCGAAGGCGTGACAGGGGGGCTGATGCTGGTGCGGAGAGAAGCCTTTGAATCGGCCGGAGGTTTCGATGAAAAATTTTTTCTTTTTTTTGAAGAACATGATCTTCTCCGGCGCATCAGGCAGGCGGGATGGGGAGTCTCTTATCTCCCCGGAGCAGCCATTCAGCACTTCTATGAGGAGAGTTTCAGGAACAGCGCCGTCGATATTGGCGCGGTGTACCTGCAAAGCGCATGCTATTATTACCGCAAGAATTTCGGCGCTGCAGGATATCTTTTCCTGAGATTATTGCTCCTGCTGGAAAGACTCGTTCGTCCCCTCGCGTCACGATTCATGGAGAAGAACAGATATGAAGAGGCAATGCCCTCAGGTCCGAAGCTTGCAGTCAGATGGCAGCCCCTGAAAAATGCGGCAAGATACCTTGCGGAGATATCCTACTCCCCTTATTTCAATGACAGGGGAGGGATGTACGTCCGGGGGGAATCCCTTTCTCTCAGCAGCGGCATCCTGGAACGGCTTCCGGGGCACACCGGTTATATCCGTATCCTGCCTGTCTTTGAAGACCGTTCTGTCGGCAGGCCACTGAAAACAGTGAAGATTACCGGCAGAGGGCCGCAGGATCACTGA
- a CDS encoding ABC transporter ATP-binding protein codes for MISVSADQITKIYRLYEKPFDRLREILLHKPLHKELVALSGITFSLKQGETLGVIGDNGAGKSTLLKILTKTLSPTQGIVAVKGLVTSLLELGSGFHPEFTGMENIFFYGSLLGIDSNLMKKRVTQIVEFAELGDFIDYPIKTYSSGMHVRLAFSVATAVDPDILIIDEALSVGDQYFQKKCLEKMDDFKKREKIIIFCSHDLYQIKTFCSKTMWLDHGQVKMFGESTQVINAYAGHEQTKAEAYREHLRQAQAGSFLFISDLSVHQTGKRDCMIRFRVKTTEPFSGHIGWAILRRDMFQVSFMTTHMQGKDPVLFEGTKNVSIAVTDLNIVNDNYFIYVGIFDQKAYRPIAVESTDCTLTTDYEILNSLCFFRSTFSVE; via the coding sequence ATGATTTCCGTCAGCGCCGACCAGATAACAAAGATTTACAGGCTCTACGAAAAACCGTTCGACAGGCTCAGGGAAATCCTTCTCCATAAACCGCTTCACAAAGAACTTGTTGCACTCAGCGGCATAACTTTTTCGCTGAAGCAGGGAGAAACCCTCGGGGTTATCGGAGATAACGGTGCCGGGAAAAGCACCCTCCTGAAGATCCTGACCAAAACATTGTCCCCCACTCAAGGCATCGTTGCAGTGAAGGGGCTTGTCACCTCGCTGCTTGAGCTCGGGTCAGGATTCCACCCTGAATTCACGGGCATGGAGAACATTTTCTTCTACGGCTCTCTGCTCGGAATCGACAGCAATCTCATGAAAAAGCGGGTAACGCAGATAGTAGAATTCGCCGAGCTCGGCGATTTTATCGATTATCCGATCAAGACCTACTCTTCAGGCATGCATGTCAGGCTGGCGTTTTCCGTCGCGACTGCTGTCGACCCGGACATCCTGATCATCGATGAGGCGCTGTCTGTGGGTGACCAGTATTTTCAGAAAAAATGCCTTGAGAAAATGGATGATTTCAAGAAGAGGGAAAAAATCATCATATTCTGCTCGCATGATCTGTATCAGATCAAAACATTCTGCTCGAAGACCATGTGGCTTGACCACGGACAGGTAAAAATGTTCGGCGAATCGACACAGGTCATCAATGCGTATGCCGGACATGAACAGACAAAGGCTGAAGCCTACAGGGAACATCTCCGGCAGGCGCAGGCCGGTTCGTTTCTGTTCATCTCAGACCTGTCTGTGCATCAGACCGGGAAAAGAGACTGCATGATACGGTTCAGGGTAAAGACCACAGAACCGTTTTCCGGACATATCGGATGGGCAATCCTGAGGAGAGACATGTTTCAGGTTTCATTCATGACAACACACATGCAGGGGAAGGACCCGGTCCTGTTTGAAGGGACAAAAAATGTGTCGATAGCAGTGACTGATCTGAATATCGTGAACGACAATTACTTCATTTACGTCGGGATATTCGACCAGAAGGCGTACAGACCGATCGCAGTGGAATCGACAGACTGCACACTGACCACGGATTATGAGATTCTGAATTCGCTCTGTTTTTTCAGAAGCACATTTTCTGTGGAATAG
- a CDS encoding ABC transporter permease: MRDKLHLLFYFIKKDIQSKFAGSGLGLLWTILIPVIQISLFWFVFAAIMRARPFANTQVPYLYFLLSSFFFWLAFSDGVIRSAHAVVENAETVKKIFFPKIFLPLTATISSYLLNIIGFLFFIAVYAVTASLSPVIVLVIPVLFFQFIFSLGLGMFLAALIPYVRDIGQLLGYVLQGMFFLSPIIYSIESVPERFRIIFYFNPFTYFASSYHQIILLKEIPSLFHLGMISLISAISLITGYYTFKKLKDGFADVL; encoded by the coding sequence ATGCGGGATAAACTGCATCTTCTTTTTTATTTCATCAAAAAAGACATACAATCCAAATTTGCAGGTTCCGGTCTTGGATTGCTCTGGACAATCCTCATTCCCGTCATTCAGATATCACTCTTCTGGTTCGTCTTTGCCGCCATCATGAGAGCACGTCCGTTTGCGAACACGCAGGTGCCGTATCTTTATTTCCTGCTCTCTTCCTTTTTCTTCTGGCTTGCATTCTCGGACGGGGTGATCAGGTCAGCCCATGCGGTTGTTGAAAATGCAGAGACCGTTAAAAAAATCTTTTTCCCGAAGATATTTCTCCCTCTCACCGCAACAATATCAAGCTATCTGCTCAATATCATCGGGTTCCTGTTCTTTATCGCCGTTTATGCCGTTACCGCTTCATTAAGCCCTGTAATCGTTCTCGTCATACCAGTCCTTTTTTTTCAGTTCATTTTTTCCCTCGGTCTCGGCATGTTCCTTGCGGCTCTTATTCCGTATGTCAGGGACATCGGGCAGCTTCTCGGGTATGTCCTGCAGGGAATGTTTTTCCTGTCCCCCATTATTTACAGCATTGAATCGGTGCCGGAAAGGTTCAGGATCATCTTCTATTTCAACCCGTTCACCTATTTTGCTTCTTCCTATCATCAAATCATCCTTTTGAAAGAAATCCCTTCCCTGTTTCACCTGGGAATGATCTCCCTTATCTCCGCCATTTCGCTGATTACCGGATATTACACATTCAAGAAGCTGAAGGACGGGTTTGCAGATGTATTGTAG
- the gspM gene encoding type II secretion system protein GspM, whose protein sequence is MKKNRTLLFTLPLMAILAGLFLYQYVYLGIQSQVASVKENQFVKTRTLQKYITLIAEKPRLEEKLASMKEERESDNSKLVEGQTLSLAAAALQETAKNIVTQSGGTISSERVGKPEERESFKIITVSIDTILPDPRALRDILYSLETRTPYLTVKEMDIRIRNYRDPREQVVKMDISALTSSR, encoded by the coding sequence ATGAAGAAGAATAGAACCCTATTGTTTACGCTGCCGTTAATGGCAATCCTCGCTGGTCTTTTCCTGTACCAGTATGTATATTTGGGAATTCAGTCCCAGGTTGCCTCTGTAAAGGAAAACCAGTTTGTGAAAACGAGGACGCTCCAGAAATATATCACCCTTATCGCGGAAAAGCCCCGGCTGGAGGAAAAACTGGCATCAATGAAAGAGGAAAGGGAATCGGACAATTCAAAACTGGTTGAAGGACAGACCCTTTCCCTGGCTGCGGCTGCGCTTCAGGAAACGGCAAAGAACATCGTCACACAAAGCGGCGGCACGATTTCGAGCGAACGGGTGGGAAAGCCTGAGGAGAGAGAGTCTTTCAAGATAATTACCGTCAGCATTGATACCATTCTTCCTGACCCGAGGGCGCTGAGGGATATCCTCTATTCACTGGAGACCAGGACCCCCTATCTTACCGTGAAAGAAATGGATATCAGGATCAGGAATTACCGTGACCCGAGAGAGCAGGTGGTAAAGATGGACATTTCTGCGCTTACGAGCAGCAGATAG
- a CDS encoding PilN domain-containing protein yields MNGTTVIDKLTTIATGSSSALNKLWEPLWRVLSFSLADDRIYPSRTLSVSLDKGTLAVVYGTRFLSRIRIRGVREYAFEDNRYPQPEVVASSVALAMNDLGAAKADVLLSIPKAWAIVKTVEFPAAVKENLSNVISYELDRITPFSADDTLYDFRILSENEEKLTILAVAAKDNLIRPYLEALKDKGITASRLTVNLSGIATLFRHMDRKADSVFLEIKPDGYEGALFLNGTVMNPLSGSFSTEDENSRSDSIASEISSLTDYAKNQGGTPQVILLFRDKSPSLKEMIKAKAGQPVTMLNETDIRIRIPGDHADVPYAAVGGVLESLWPHREGLDLLSKGYHKKAKAPLALTFILVLAILVMWILYLIAPLRVEEKRLEEIDRQIALRKEEVKKVESLKKELATLEKEIFTIADFKERRPLALNILRELTAILPKTAWLSRLRITETTVEIEGYAASATGILSKLEASPYFQKAEFASPTFRDTRMNSDRFNIKMELEGIKKEELQTQEETDEEE; encoded by the coding sequence ATGAACGGAACGACCGTTATCGACAAACTGACAACCATTGCAACAGGCTCATCTTCTGCCCTTAATAAGCTCTGGGAGCCCTTGTGGAGGGTCCTCTCCTTCAGCCTTGCCGATGACAGGATTTACCCGTCAAGAACACTTTCCGTCTCCCTCGATAAGGGAACGCTCGCGGTGGTATACGGAACACGTTTCCTGTCGAGAATCAGGATCAGGGGCGTGAGGGAATATGCCTTTGAAGACAACCGGTACCCCCAGCCCGAGGTTGTCGCTTCGTCAGTGGCCCTTGCGATGAATGACCTCGGGGCTGCAAAGGCAGATGTCCTGCTGAGTATCCCCAAGGCATGGGCAATTGTGAAGACAGTAGAGTTTCCGGCAGCCGTAAAGGAAAATCTTTCGAACGTCATTTCCTATGAGCTGGACAGGATCACCCCTTTCAGCGCAGACGATACCCTGTATGACTTCAGGATTCTCAGTGAAAATGAAGAGAAGCTGACCATTCTTGCGGTGGCTGCAAAAGACAACCTGATCAGGCCGTACCTTGAGGCGCTCAAAGACAAAGGAATCACCGCCAGCCGTCTGACAGTAAACCTGTCAGGGATCGCAACCTTATTCAGGCACATGGACCGGAAGGCTGACTCAGTGTTCCTTGAAATAAAACCGGACGGATATGAAGGGGCCCTGTTTCTGAACGGCACGGTAATGAATCCTCTTTCGGGTTCCTTCAGCACCGAGGATGAAAACTCAAGGAGTGACAGCATTGCCTCGGAAATATCGTCGCTGACTGATTATGCGAAAAATCAGGGGGGGACTCCGCAGGTGATCCTGCTCTTCCGTGACAAGAGCCCCTCGCTGAAGGAGATGATTAAGGCAAAGGCAGGCCAGCCGGTAACAATGCTCAATGAGACGGATATCCGGATCCGCATTCCGGGGGATCACGCGGATGTGCCGTACGCTGCGGTCGGCGGAGTGCTCGAATCGCTCTGGCCGCATAGAGAGGGGCTTGACCTTCTGAGCAAGGGATATCACAAAAAAGCAAAGGCGCCCCTGGCGCTCACGTTCATTCTGGTTCTTGCGATCCTGGTCATGTGGATTCTCTACCTTATCGCACCCCTCAGGGTTGAGGAGAAGCGCCTTGAAGAGATCGACCGGCAGATTGCGCTGCGGAAGGAAGAAGTGAAAAAGGTCGAATCCCTGAAAAAAGAGCTGGCAACCCTGGAAAAGGAAATTTTTACCATTGCCGATTTCAAGGAAAGAAGACCTTTGGCATTGAACATCCTCAGGGAATTGACTGCCATACTGCCGAAGACCGCCTGGCTTTCCCGGCTGCGGATCACCGAAACAACCGTTGAGATCGAGGGATACGCGGCATCCGCGACAGGCATCCTATCAAAGCTTGAAGCTTCGCCATATTTTCAAAAGGCCGAGTTTGCATCTCCGACATTCAGGGATACACGGATGAATTCCGACAGGTTCAACATAAAAATGGAACTGGAGGGCATAAAGAAGGAAGAACTGCAGACACAGGAAGAAACTGATGAAGAAGAATAG
- a CDS encoding helix-hairpin-helix domain-containing protein — MKNIFFHTRIGKRLPAVNRCLSQRGIALLTVLWVLTILMVIVLSFSLIARTETYATLSFKEGIERKFMAEAGIERGIMELYYRNLYKNQTVELEGREIWKTDGTPYRSQIGNGIYLVRIRDESGKIDINAANDLVLKNLFVNLGVQPEDADVIVDSIMDWRDPDDLHRLNGAENDYYRSLPNPYDAKNAKFDTLEELLLVKGITPAILYGSGEQKGAVDFLTIHAKTSRINVNAATKEVLMAIPGMTPEVADAIISFRETKEMNSQDVMGIVGENYNFMLPYITTSGTSTFTIDASGHTANAEGGYAIRATIMISGIEQYTYLYYKSPVLFNP; from the coding sequence ATGAAAAATATCTTTTTTCATACACGCATTGGAAAAAGGCTGCCCGCAGTCAATCGCTGTCTTTCACAAAGAGGCATTGCCCTTCTGACAGTATTGTGGGTCCTGACCATCCTCATGGTCATCGTGCTTTCGTTTTCCCTTATCGCAAGAACCGAAACATACGCTACACTTTCCTTCAAGGAGGGAATCGAGAGAAAATTCATGGCTGAGGCAGGAATAGAAAGAGGCATCATGGAGCTCTATTACAGAAACCTCTACAAAAACCAGACGGTGGAGCTGGAGGGACGAGAGATATGGAAAACAGACGGGACACCATACAGGAGCCAGATCGGTAACGGCATTTACCTTGTCAGAATAAGGGACGAATCGGGGAAGATCGATATCAATGCAGCCAACGATCTTGTCCTGAAAAATCTTTTCGTAAATCTCGGGGTCCAGCCGGAGGACGCCGATGTCATCGTAGATTCCATAATGGACTGGCGGGATCCTGATGATCTGCACAGACTCAACGGCGCGGAAAACGATTATTATCGTTCCCTGCCAAACCCCTATGATGCCAAGAATGCGAAGTTCGACACACTTGAGGAATTGCTTCTCGTGAAAGGCATTACTCCTGCGATACTCTATGGAAGCGGTGAGCAGAAAGGCGCTGTCGATTTCCTCACCATTCATGCCAAGACCTCCCGGATCAATGTGAATGCGGCCACGAAAGAGGTTCTGATGGCAATTCCGGGCATGACCCCTGAGGTGGCTGATGCCATTATCAGTTTCAGGGAAACCAAGGAAATGAACAGCCAGGATGTTATGGGTATTGTTGGTGAAAACTATAATTTTATGTTACCGTATATTACTACATCAGGAACCAGCACTTTTACTATTGATGCCTCTGGCCATACGGCAAATGCAGAAGGAGGATATGCGATAAGGGCTACGATAATGATCTCCGGTATAGAGCAGTATACCTATCTTTATTACAAAAGCCCTGTGCTCTTCAACCCATGA
- a CDS encoding prepilin-type N-terminal cleavage/methylation domain-containing protein, translating into MLKRITERKTRLQNAQEPESPGRLAGALSFQSGFTLLELLVSIALIGIIIMIIIGALRLGLRSVESGEKKIELLQRMRNSFNIIDAQIQSQTPLSYEEDGERKYYFRGERTFMQFPTNYSVWGGEKGYVLATYSVLPDESGRQVLYISENVMGLSGSTQTTLFNSFDTIYFEYLYKDTTEESGRWVDTWTDSLYIPEKVRIHLIKDVHDYGMVIPMRVNKSSSGPAAYEFPDEGFVTDE; encoded by the coding sequence GTGTTAAAGAGAATCACAGAACGGAAAACCCGCCTGCAGAACGCACAGGAGCCTGAATCCCCGGGCAGACTGGCAGGAGCGCTCTCATTCCAGTCCGGATTCACCCTGCTCGAACTGCTGGTGTCTATCGCGCTGATCGGGATAATCATCATGATTATCATCGGCGCATTGAGACTCGGGTTACGTTCGGTGGAATCGGGGGAGAAGAAAATAGAACTACTCCAAAGGATGAGGAATTCTTTCAATATCATAGATGCCCAGATCCAGTCGCAAACTCCTTTGAGTTACGAGGAAGACGGTGAAAGAAAATACTATTTCAGGGGAGAAAGGACATTCATGCAGTTCCCGACCAACTATTCAGTCTGGGGCGGAGAAAAAGGCTATGTGCTGGCCACGTATTCAGTGCTGCCGGATGAATCAGGCAGACAGGTTCTCTATATATCGGAGAATGTCATGGGTCTTTCCGGGAGCACGCAGACCACGCTTTTCAATTCATTCGATACCATTTATTTCGAATATCTCTATAAGGATACGACCGAGGAATCAGGGAGATGGGTAGACACCTGGACAGACAGTCTCTATATCCCCGAAAAGGTCAGGATCCATCTCATTAAAGATGTGCATGATTACGGGATGGTCATACCCATGAGGGTCAACAAGTCATCCTCAGGCCCTGCCGCGTATGAGTTTCCCGATGAAGGATTTGTAACAGACGAATGA
- a CDS encoding prepilin-type N-terminal cleavage/methylation domain-containing protein, which yields MHTENIRKPCFCVFGSRAGFTLLEVLVATAILAIAVTVVLQLFSANLRSIAASEEYVSAATRAEAKMREILNDDNLSEQSYRETTSDGYNIEVSVTDTLPERTENLRVKMLEIVLTVQWLKDSKQRTFTLRTMKVRKKEV from the coding sequence ATGCACACAGAAAATATTCGGAAACCCTGTTTCTGCGTCTTTGGTTCCCGGGCCGGCTTTACGCTCCTTGAGGTGCTTGTCGCCACCGCAATACTGGCCATCGCTGTCACAGTCGTCCTGCAGCTCTTCTCGGCCAATCTCAGGTCCATAGCCGCTTCGGAGGAATACGTATCCGCGGCAACACGGGCAGAGGCGAAGATGCGAGAGATTCTCAATGACGACAATCTCTCTGAGCAGTCATACAGGGAGACGACAAGCGACGGATACAATATCGAGGTTTCCGTCACGGATACGTTGCCCGAAAGGACTGAAAACCTCCGGGTAAAAATGCTCGAAATTGTTTTGACGGTGCAATGGCTGAAAGACTCAAAGCAAAGGACCTTTACCCTGAGGACGATGAAGGTCAGGAAAAAAGAGGTGTAG
- a CDS encoding prepilin-type N-terminal cleavage/methylation domain-containing protein, translated as MRRTRYIYGNKGFTLLEMIIVLFLISLILGIATIFFANALPSNQFNATVRNISATIRQARSLAQIHNKNQTVTIDLDSRIYDLSGRPPREIPSGISVKVIDPMLGEILEGKYRFTLYPSGVMEGGTVVLWSSKKKASIAMDPVVGTIVIK; from the coding sequence ATGCGCAGAACACGATACATTTACGGCAATAAAGGCTTCACCCTCCTCGAGATGATAATCGTTCTTTTTCTCATTTCGCTGATTCTCGGCATTGCGACAATTTTCTTTGCGAATGCCCTGCCTTCGAACCAGTTCAATGCGACTGTCAGGAACATATCAGCAACAATCAGGCAGGCGCGCTCCCTCGCACAGATCCACAACAAGAACCAGACTGTTACCATCGATCTCGATTCGAGGATATACGATTTGAGCGGCCGTCCACCCCGGGAAATCCCGTCAGGGATTTCGGTGAAAGTCATTGATCCGATGCTCGGCGAAATCCTGGAGGGGAAATATCGCTTCACCCTGTACCCCTCGGGTGTCATGGAGGGAGGCACTGTCGTATTGTGGAGCAGCAAGAAAAAGGCGAGCATAGCGATGGACCCGGTAGTCGGGACAATAGTGATAAAATAA